From a region of the Synechococcus sp. PCC 7502 genome:
- a CDS encoding isochorismatase family protein has protein sequence MKNKFTVENAAMLLIDHQQGTIKLARNLPYAEIVQNTRALARTAVETEMPLILTSSMETNFQGLLLDDIQKIAPDAYEKRIKRPGVVDAWEYEDFKKAVESTGKKKLIMAGLTNDVCIVYPAISAVEDGYEVQVVVDAGGSPTTLADETSLRRMEKHGVTLTSTNQVMAELAVSWSEDFGQKIQAIMYEEVLVKFLQ, from the coding sequence ATGAAAAATAAATTTACAGTTGAAAATGCCGCAATGCTCCTAATTGATCACCAGCAAGGCACAATCAAACTCGCTCGCAATCTGCCCTATGCCGAAATAGTTCAAAACACACGCGCTCTGGCTCGTACCGCCGTTGAAACTGAAATGCCTTTGATTTTGACTAGTAGTATGGAAACAAATTTTCAAGGTTTATTGCTAGACGACATCCAAAAAATTGCCCCCGATGCCTATGAAAAACGCATAAAGCGTCCGGGAGTTGTAGATGCTTGGGAGTATGAAGATTTTAAAAAAGCAGTTGAGTCCACTGGTAAGAAAAAACTAATTATGGCAGGACTAACTAATGATGTTTGTATCGTCTATCCAGCAATTAGTGCCGTAGAAGATGGATATGAGGTACAGGTCGTGGTTGATGCCGGTGGTTCTCCTACCACACTAGCGGATGAAACTTCTCTGCGACGCATGGAAAAACATGGGGTAACCCTCACTTCAACCAATCAAGTCATGGCGGAGCTAGCGGTCTCATGGTCGGAAGATTTTGGACAGAAGATTCAAGCAATTATGTATGAAGAAGTGCTGGTCAAATTCCTTCAGTAA